The following proteins come from a genomic window of Pelmatolapia mariae isolate MD_Pm_ZW linkage group LG17, Pm_UMD_F_2, whole genome shotgun sequence:
- the LOC134646602 gene encoding HMG box-containing protein 1-like, translating to MVWEVVTPTVLSGHSKCHQVPEPEPQAEDTEMMMDADGDQSHDSLRCDEHFPSSPGFPTSDSYMEYDDLPDLQEVREETESTASPVYQVELAVSHQERNTQTHRPEAPDTRWLTQLAHIATGPQSPLLQEPPDSSSSSVCIPSSSSDLHSYARPPPPLPSSTLSSLRGHGRERQRCRTSSECGSAVSTRSSLSDDEDMGWSFSCPPTAWHCFLKGTRLHFHSSSNIEWREAEDLESAEEDSADEEQSRFLKSYGSEGLQLVEHAEIVLSGQAVLQLTFDPGTFGYIPLTARCQLDHPFYVKNKGWSSFYPSLTVVHYGIPCYEMEVGDVCLPPGHRDAKHTEDSPVFDTFKSYDFTPLDSSAVYVLSSMARRRRASQSSGGAVSPDRDVLQDVHSPSHSHATQQKPSKNQLLSTQGGSSATPTKCKRPMNAFMLFAKKFRVEYTQMYPGKDNRAISVLLGERWKKMRSEERRVFTLQAKALADEQKRLNPDCWKRKRTNSGCQGN from the exons ATGGTGTGGGAGGTGGTGACTCCAACTGTGCTGTCAGGTCACTCTAAATGTCACCAAGTGCCGGAGCCCGAGCCTCAGGCTGAGGACACAG AAATGATGATGGATGCAGATGGAGACCAATCACATGATTCGCTGCGCTGTGACGAACACTTCCCCTCCTCGCCCGGATTCCCCACCAGTGACAGTTACATGGAATATG ATGACCTCCCAGATCTACAGGAGGTTCGAGAGGAGACGGAGTCAACAGCATCACCTGTGTACCAGGTGGAGTTGGCTGTGTCACACCAGGAACGaaacacgcagacacacagacCAGAGGCTCCGGACACACGCTGGCTGACACAGCTAGCACACATTGCCACTGGACCTCAGAGTCCACTGCTACAGGAGCCTCCTGACAGCAG TTCTTCTTCAGTCTGCATCCCGAGCAGCAGCAGTGATCTACATTCCTACGCtcggcctcctcctcctctccctagCAGCACCCTGTCGTCCCTCAGAGGTCACGGCAGGGAGCGTCAGCGCTGCAGG ACAAGCAGTGAATGTGGCTCTGCAGTATCCACCAGATCTTCTCTGTCTGATGATGAAGACATGGGCTGGAGTTTTTCCTGCCCACCCACTGCCTGGCACTGTTTTCTCAAGG GAACTCGTCTGCATTTCCACAGCAGCTCAAATATAGAGTGGCGGGAAGCTGAGGACTTGGAGTCTGCTGAGGAAGACTCTGCTGATGAGGAGCAGTCTAGATTTCTGAAG AGTTATGGCTCTGAGGGTCTGCAGCTGGTGGAGCATGCAGAGATTGTGTTGTCTGGTCAGGCTGTTCTAcaactgacctttgaccccggCACATTTGGATATATCCCCCTGACTGCCCGCTGCCAACTCGATCACCCCTTCTATGTCAAAAACAAAG GCTGGTCATCCTTTTACCCCAGCTTGACTGTGGTGCATTATGGGATACCATGTTATGAAATGGAAGTGGGAGATGTTTGCCTGCCTCCAGGACACAGAGACGCCAAGCACACAGAGGATTCTCCAGTctttgacacatttaaaag TTATGATTTCACTCCTCTGGACTCCTCGGCGGTTTACGTATTGAGCAGTATGGCGAGAAGGCGACGCGCTTCCCAGTCCAGTGGGGGAGCTGTTTCTCCAGACAGAGACGTGCTTCAAG ATGTGCACAGTCCCAGCCATTCCCACGCCACTCAGCAAAAGCCCTCCAAAAACCAGCTGCTCAGTACACAAGGAGGCAGCAGCGCCACACCCACTAAGTGCAAGCGGCCAATGaatgctttcatgctgtttgcCAAGAAGTTCAGAGTGGAGTACACGCAAATGTACCCGGGCAAAGACAACAG AGCCATCAGTGTCCTCCTCGGTGAGCGGTGGAAGAAAATGCGAAGTGAGGAGCGTCGCGTGTTCACCCTGCAGGCCAAAGCACTCGCAGACGAGCAGAAAAGACTCAACCCAGACTGCTGGAAACGGAAACGAACCAACTCT GGCTGTCAAGGAAATTAA
- the pik3cg gene encoding phosphatidylinositol 4,5-bisphosphate 3-kinase catalytic subunit gamma isoform yields the protein MDRQQIQVSDEESQVPREESRRRRRKKAITSSCSTSMDQIAVEFVLPTAARGGSGPDTLQLDVAGNWTVEQVKAQVWMKAVTSNLCPEFYQRFSPDHCILLYQKKGNVCEIYDKHQVFQTLDCIRYWRALKKDVGRIQLVPRPQPSQESVEYQRYLNYLIGYDVTDVSNVHDDELEFTRRKLLTPRRIELSERDPKLYSMDPWVTRKPLPEHLLSKINNGHILVVIHIGTASQTIKVSIDDTPTLVLASFFAKTSNKRALLGIPDNVCETDFVLRVCGREEYLYGEKPLENFNWIRQCLKNGEEIHLVLEMPPDPDLDLVQKEDWAQVDDCTGVAGTHEQLTIDEKDHERVFTISMWDCNRKFRVKVLGIDIPSLPKVPEFIVYIEASIFHGQQLLAQERTTSKTFSEEVLWNCWLEFNIKIKDLPKGACLNLQVVCGKQPQIPNSKGSSYQESTAGSSCLDGKTKSRLLYYVNLLLIDHRSLLRQGEFILHMWKMPEKSEESSSSINADKLTSATNPDKASSMAIAILLDKYCYPVVLPKSRDVGRDWAVGGEDAEGGERGQREMPNHLKKQFEAIVGTDPLHPLSPEDKELLWHFRHECMRDPRAYPKLLGSVRWGKQEDVLATHRLLERSSAWDTSGLDVGLAMQLLDCHYSDAQVRSMAVRKLETLEDDDVLRYLLQLVQAVKFEPYHDSALVRFLLKRALRSKRIGHFLFWFLRSEIAQSKHYQQRYAVLLEAYLRGCGENMLQDFRKQVDMTEALQKVTREIKTMSADKYDVTPQVVFQLRQKLENLQSSGLPESFRVPYDPGLRAGALLIEQCKVMASKKKPLWLQFKRADSTTLSKDPIGIIFKDGDDLRQDMLILQILLIMESIWETESLDLCLLPYGCISTGNKIGMIEIVKDATTIANIQQSVVGSTGAFKDEILYQWLRDKCVSEDKFQQAVERFLYSCGGYCVATYVLGIGDRHNDNIMITESGNLFHIDFGHILGNYKSFMGISKEWVPFVLTPDFLYVMGTSGKKSSPHFQKFQDVCVKAYLALRHHTNLLIILFSMMLMTGMPQLTSKEDIEYIREALTVGRSEDEAQRHLLDQIEICREKGWMVQINWFVHLVLGIKQGVEKRST from the exons ATGGACAGGCAGCAGATCCAGGTGAGTGACGAAGAGTCTCAAGTACCACGAGAAGAAAGCCGaagaaggaggagaaagaaagCCATAACCTCGTCCTGCTCCACCTCCATGGATCAGATCGCTGTCGAGTTTGTGCTGCCCACAGCTGCGCGGGGTGGAAGTGGCCCCGACACTCTGCAGCTGGACGTGGCTGGGAACTGGACTGTCGAACAG GTGAAAGCCCAGGTGTGGATGAAGGCAGTGACTTCGAACCTGTGCCCTGAGTTCTACCAGCGCTTCTCTCCTGACCATTGCATCCTGTTGTACCAGAAGAAGGGCAACGTTTGCGAGATCTACGACAAGCACCAGGTCTTCCAGACGCTAGACTGCATTCGCTACTGGAGAG CTCTGAAGAAGGATGTGGGGCGGATTCAGCTAGTGCCCCGCCCACAGCCCTCACAGGAGTCTGTGGAGTACCAGCGCTACCTGAACTACCTGATTGGCTACGACGTAACCGACGTCAGCAACGTCCATGACGACGAGCTGGAGTTCACGCGCAGGAAGCTGCTGACCCCACGACGCATAGAGCTGTCCGAACGCGACCCAAAGCTCTACTCCATGGACCCCTGGGTGACACGCAAGCCTCTGCCTGAGCACCTGCTCtccaag ATCAATAATGGCCACATCCTGGTGGTAATCCACATAGGGACAGCCAGCCAGACCATCAAAGTCTCCATCGATGACACACCAACACTG GTGTTGGCGAGCTTTTTTGCCAAGACATCAAATAAAAGAGCTTTGCTGGGCATCCCCGACAATGTGTGTGAGACTGACTTTGTGCTGCGGGTGTGTGGCAG GGAGGAGTACCTGTACGGAGAaaagcctctggagaactttaaCTGGATCCGTCAGTGCCTGAAGAATGGCGAGGAAATCCACCTGGTTCTGGAGATGCCTCCTGATCCCGATCTGGATCTGGTCCAGAAGGAAGATTGGGCCCAAGTTGATGACTGCACTGGAGTTGCAG GCACCCATGAGCAGCTGACCATTGATGAGAAGGACCATGAACGGGTGTTCACCATCTCCATGTGGGACTGTAACAGGAAGTTCAGAGTGAAGGTGCTGGGTATTGACATCCCATCTCTCCCCAAAGTCCCGGAGTTTATTGTCTACATCGAGGCCAGCATCTTTCACGGGCAACAGCTTTTAGCTCAG GAGAGAACCACCTCTAAAACTTTCAGTGAAGAAGTGCTGTGGAACTGCTGGCTGGAGTTTAACATTAAGATCAAGGATCTGCCTAAGGGGGCATGCCTTAACCTCCAG GTGGTCTGTGGGAAGCAACCCCAGATCCCAAATTCCAAAGGAAGCTCTTATCAAGAGAGTACAGCAGGAAGCAGCTGTCTTGATG GAAAGACCAAGAGTCGTCTCCTGTACTACGTGAACCTGCTCCTGATCGATCACCGCTCCTTGCTCCGCCAGGGGGAGTTTATCCTCCACATGTGGAAAATGCCAGAAAAGAGCGAGGAAAGCAGCAGTAGCATCAACGCGGACAAGCTCACCTCAGCCACGAACCCAGACAAGGCCTCTTCCATGGCCATCGCCATTTTGCTGGACAAATATTGCTACCCTGTGGTGCTACCCAAGAGCCGGGATGTGGGCCGGGACTGGGCTGTTGGGGGTGAAGACGCAGAGGGAGGGGAGCGGGGTCAGAGAGAGATGCCAAACCActtgaaaaagcagtttgagGCCATTGTAGGTACCGATCCCCTACATCCCCTCAGCCCTGAGGACAAAGAGCTGCTGTGGCACTTTAGACACGAATGTATGCGTGACCCCAG AGCCTACCCAAAGCTGCTGGGCTCAGTCAGATGGGGGAAACAGGAAGATGTTTTGGCGACGCATCGACTGCTGGAGCGCAGCAGCGCATGGGACACCAG TGGTCTGGATGTTGGCCTGGCCATGCAGCTGCTTGACTGCCACTACTCAGATGCACAGGTTCGCTCAATGGCTGTCAGGAAGCTGGAGACGCTGGAGGATGATGATGTGCTCCGATATCTTCTCCAGCTTGTACAG GCAGTCAAGTTTGAGCCCTACCATGACAGTGCTCTAGTCAGGTTCCTGCTGAAGAGAGCTCTGAGG agTAAGCGTATCGGTCATTTTCTCTTCTGGTTCCTGCGGAGTGAAATCGCTCAGTCCAAGCACTACCAGCAGAGGTACGCTGTCCTCCTGGAGGCCTACCTCAGAGGCTGTGGTGAAAATATGCTGCAGGACTTCCGGAAGCAG GTGGATATGACAGAGGCTCTGCAGAAAGTCACCCGTGAGATCAAGACCATGTCTGCAGACAAGTATGATGTTACGCCACAAG tggtGTTTCAGTTGCGTCAGAAGCTGGAGAATCTGCAGTCCTCTGGTCTGCCAGAGAGCTTCAGAGTTCCTTATGATCCAGGACTAAGAGCTGGAGCCCTGCTG ATTGAGCAGTGCAAAGTGATGGCGTCTAAGAAGAAGCCGCTGTGGCTGCAGTTCAAACGGGCTGACTCCACCACTCTCTCCAAAGACCCCATAGGCATCATCTTCAAAGACGGTGATGATCTCAGACAGGATATGCTCATCCTGCAG ATTCTGCTGATCATGGAGTCGATCTGGGAGACCGAATCGCTGGATCTCTGTCTTTTACCGTACGGCTGCATCTCCACTGGAAATAAGATAG GCATGATTGAGATTGTTAAGGACGCCACCACCATCGCCAACATCCAGCAGAGTGTTGTGGGAAGCACCGGCGCATTTAAAGATGAAATCCTCTACCAGTGGCTCCGGGACAAGTGTGTCAGTGAGGACAAG TTCCAGCAGGCTGTGGAGAGGTTCCTGTACTCCTGTGGTGGATACTGTGTGGCTACATACGTCCTGGGTATTGGGGATCGCCATAACGACAACATCATGATCACTGAATCTG GGAATCTCTTCCACATCGACTTTGGTCACATCCTGGGGAATTACAAGAGTTTCATGGGAATCAGTAAAGAGTGGGTTCCCTTTGTGCTCACACCAGACTTCCTGTATGTTATGGGAACTTCGGGGAAGAAAAGTAGCCCCCACTTCCAGAAGTTCCAG GACGTGTGCGTGAAGGCTTACCTCGCCCTTCGGCATCACACCAACCTGCTCATCATTCTTTTCTCCATGATGCTTATGACTG GGATGCCTCAGCTGACTAGTAAGGAGGACATCGAGTACATCCGCGAGGCCCTGACTGTTGGCCGCAGTGAAGATGAGGCACAGCGCCACCTGCTGGACCAGATAGAGATCTGCAGGGAGAAAGGGTGGATGGTTCAGATTAACTGGTTTGTTCATCTGGTCCTGGGAATCAAGCAGGGTGTGGAGAAACGGTCCACTTAG